The Salminus brasiliensis chromosome 3, fSalBra1.hap2, whole genome shotgun sequence genome contains a region encoding:
- the rpl11 gene encoding large ribosomal subunit protein uL5, which translates to MAEQGEKKENPMRELRIRKLCLNICVGESGDRLTRAAKVLEQLTGQTPVFSKARYTVRSFGIRRNEKIAVHCTVRGAKAEEILEKGLKVREYELRRNNFSDSGNFGFGIQEHIDLGIKYDPSIGIYGLDFYVVLGRPGFSIADKKRKRGRIGFKHRIRKEEAMRWFQQKYDGIILPGK; encoded by the exons ATGGCG GAACagggagagaagaaggagaaccCCATGAGGGAGTTGCGCATCCGCAAACTGTGCCTGAACATCTGCGTAGGTGAGAGTGGTGACAGGCTGACCCGTGCCGCCAAGGTGCTGGAACAGCTGACAGGCCAGACTCCTGTCTTCTCCAAAG CCCGCTACACTGTTAGATCCTTTGGCATTCGTAGGAATGAAAAGATTGCAGTCCACTGCACTGTTCGTGGTGCTAAGGCCGAGGAGATCCTGGAGAAGGGATTGAAG GTGCGTGAGTACGAGTTGAGGAGGAACAACTTCTCCGATAGCGGAAACTTTGGCTTTGGTATCCAGGAGCACATCGATCTGGGCATCAAGTACGACCCCAGCATTGGCATCTATGGCTTGGACTTCTATGTG GTTCTTGGCAGACCTGGATTCAGCATTGCTgacaagaagagaaagaggggcCGCATCGGCTTCAAGCACCGCATCCGCAAGGAGGAAGCCATGCGCTGGTTCCAGCAGAAG TATGATGGCATCATCCTTCCTGGAAAATAG
- the klhl43 gene encoding kelch-like protein 31: MAPKKKSPRPKKATPEQVQVNNDVVGPEPGVKKLELPLNVEQLNRLNGIPLPPPVIRPGERGFGLGGEMTRPLHGSALLEELSRMRQERFLTDLELACKTKAFDVHKLVMSSVSQYLREVLAKDPGLKRLELPTLSPLGLANVITFAYLGRVHMSLYTIGCTVSAASILQIPHLLQMCMDFLMAELNVHTCVYVWNIGTAFGLDPVRDAARRFVLENFAQFSETPQFTQLTLEQITAFLQDDNLVLPSEVTTFQVAMKWLDFDPNRAPHASELLSHVRFETIPASELVSEIQPAARMMLDPQCHRLLVDAMNYHLLPYQQNTLQSRRTKVRSSQTTLLTIGGRPSLTERALSREVLWRDPRDGAATWRHLSQLPAKSFNQCVAVMDGFLYVAGGEDQNDARNQAKHAVSTLCRYDPRFNTWLHLSSMRQRRTHFSLVATGGRLYAIGGRNTDGLLATIESYLPASNSWQLRAPMEMPRCCHAGAVLPSGDVLVSGGYINCAYSRSVARYSLESDSWTEQAQLETPRGWHCSTTLGGKVYVVGGSQLGPGGERVDVLTTEVFSPESGQWSRAASLPLGVSTAGLSPLGNHLYLLGGWNEAEKRYKAAVQRYDPGTDTWAAAEDLPEPTVGVSCCALALPPRHASRRHRNTPSHEEQSSITA, from the exons ATGGCTCCCAAGAAGAAATCACCTCGCCCTAAGAAGGCAACCCCAGAGCAAGTGCAGGTGAACAACGATGTGGTGGGGCCAGAGCCAGGAGTTAAGAAACTAGAACTACCCCTGAATGTTGAACAGCTAAACCGGCTCAACGGGATTCCTCTGCCACCCCCGGTGATCCGTCCTGGAGAAAGGGGCTTCGGCCTGGGGGGTGAAATGACTCGGCCCCTACACGGATCGGCTCTTCTGGAGGAGCTGAGCCGCATGAGGCAGGAGCGCTTCCTCACTGACCTGGAGCTGGCTTGCAAGACCAAGGCCTTTGATGTCCACAAGCTGGTCATGTCCTCCGTCAGCCAGTACCTGCGTGAAGTCCTGGCCAAGGACCCAGGCCTCAAGCGCCTAGAGCTGCCTACACTGTCACCCCTAG GCCTAGCCAATGTGATCACTTTTGCCTATCTGGGCCGTGTGCACATGTCCCTGTACACTATTGGCTGCACGGTTTCTGCGGCCAGCATCTTGCAGATCCCCCACCTCCTGCAGATGTGCATGGACTTCCTGATGGCGGAGCTGAACGTGCACACCTGCGTGTATGTTTGGAACATCGGCACAGCTTTTGGCCTGGACCCGGTGCGGGACGCTGCTCGCCGGTTTGTGCTGGAGAACTTCGCCCAATTCTCAGAAACACCTCAGTTCACTCAGCTCACACTGGAGCAGATCACTGCTTTCCTGCAGGATGACAACCTTGTCCTGCCATCTGAGGTCACCACCTTCCAG GTGGCCATGAAGTGGCTGGACTTTGACCCAAACAGAGCACCTCACGCTTCTGAGCTGCTGTCCCATGTGCGCTTTGAGACCATCCCAGCCAGCGAGCTGGTCAGTGAGATCCAGCCTGCTGCTCGCATGATGCTGGACCCTCAGTGTCACCGCCTACTGGTGGATGCCATGAACTACCATTTGCTACCATACCAACAGAACACTCTGCAGTCCCGCCGCACCAAGGTCCGGAGCAGCCAGACCACCCTGCTAACCATTGGAGGgcgcccctccctcactgaacGTGCCCTGAGCCGAGAG GTGCTGTGGAGAGACCCCCGTGATGGAGCTGCCACATGGCGCCACCTTTCTCAGCTTCCTGCTAAGAGCTTCAACCAGTGTGTTGCTGTGATGGATGGATTCCTGTATGTGGCAGGAGGAGAGGATCAAAACGATGCCCGGAACCAGGCCAAACATGCAGTCAGCACCCTCTGCAG ATATGACCCCCGCTTCAATACCTGGCTGCACCTGAGCAGCATGCGCCAGCGCCGCACTCACTTCAGTCTGGTGGCTACAGGAGGTCGCTTGTATGCCATCGGTGGTCGTAACACCGATGGACTGCTGGCCACCATCGAGAGCTACCTTCCAGCATCCAACAGCTGGCAGCTTCGAGCTCCCATGGAGATGCCGCGCTGCTGCCACGCTGGTGCAGTGCTACCTTCAGGCGACGTCCTGGTGTCTGGTGGCTACATTAACTGCGCCTACTCTCGCTCTGTGGCCCGCTACAGCTTGGAGAGCGACAGCTGGACCGAACAGGCACAGCTGGAGACGCCCCGTGGCTGGCACTGCTCGACCACCCTTGGAGGTAAAGTCTATGTAGTGGGCGGCAGCCAGCTGGGCCCAGGTGGAGAGCGTGTAGATGTGCTGACCACTGAAGTGTTCAGCCCAGAAAGCGGTCAGTGGAGCAGGGCCGCCTCCCTGCCCCTGGGAGTGAGCACTGCTGGCCTGTCCCCGCTGGGCAACCACCTGTACCTGTTGGGAGGCTGGAACGAAGCTGAAAAGCGCTACAAGGCAGCAGTCCAACGCTACGACCCAGGCACTGACACCTGGGCCGCTGCCGAAGACCTGCCTGAGCCTACAGTGGGCGTGTCCTGTTGTGCCCTGGCTCTGCCCCCACGCCACGCTTCACGCAGGCATCGTAACACCCCTAGCCACGAGGAGCAAAGCAGCATAACTGCATGA
- the eloa gene encoding elongin-A isoform X2, with protein MAEELLEAVEKLQSRLSENQEPRKLLKTLKRLGELPMTVDILVETGVGKTVNSLRKHNIAGEAAKNLVAKWKKLVPQSGDRPSNPREGRSHSRVDDTRGYRRAREPSPEEPPPVEEQEEEEDDEEEEEEEYQQAYPESPPQHYSPQDSRAQEYESEGYESPVEEPPPSPPRKESKHSKLHREPAREHGSHTSREQERRKQSAQTSSSSSETRIRSDEREQKGGATHTSSKHSRHSGPHESKREKKGVSDGRPRERKDKPEPAQDDEDEPFEAPTMSFESFLTYDEPSPSKKKKKPSRQPPPVIPAPLVSKSSRSNGTRSKRPEPVVPSVSTHTVPEKRRKVVDVVPTLPDIPLPAIQPNYRPLPSIDVTPLSPQRRKVPISCEEEDAGFTGRRFNSKMVVYSGSKTSYLPKMMTLYEQCIRVLQNNIDSIDEVGGVPFEILEPVLERCTPEQLYRIEQVNQYFMEESDELWMRHCRRDFKRESPQEYESWRELYLRLHDEREERLRMLTQNISSAHANKPKGRQVKMAFVNSVAKPPRDVRRRQEKFGTKSGSTSASVVAAAPTPVKIRPSMSYSSLSQSSDGGQSSFSSPPESSRSSAPSSSAGHSARDKPQVKKIAPMMAKTIKAFKNRFSRR; from the exons ATGGCGGAGGAGCTGCTGGAGGCTGTGGAGAAGTTGCAGTCAAGGCTCTCAGAGAACCAGGAGCCTCGTAAG CTTCTGAAGACGCTCAAGAGGTTGGGGGAGCTGCCCATGACCGTGGACATACTTGTG GAAACGGGTGTTGGGAAGACTGTAAATTCTCTGCGCAAACACAACATTGCAGGGGAGGCAGCAAAGAACCTTGTGGCCAAGTGGAAGAAGCTGGTTCCTCAGTCTGGAGATAG ACCCAGTAACCCAAGAGAGGGTCGCTCCCACTCGCGGGTGGATGACACCAGAGGCTACAGACGCGCTAGGGAACCTTCACCAGAGGAGCCACCACCTGTAGAGGaacaggaggaagaggaggacgatgaagaagaagaagaagaagaatatcaGCAAGCCTACCCTGAATCCCCCCCACAGCACTACAGCCCCCAGGACAGCAGGGCACAGGAATACGAGTCAGAAGGGTATGAGAGCCCAGTAGAAGAACCACCGCCTAGTCCTCCCAGAAAAGAAAGCAAACACAGTAAGCTGCATAGAGAACCAGCGAGAGAACACGGCTCTCACACCTCCAGAGAACAGGAGAGACGCAAGCAGTCTGCTCAGACTTCAAGCAGTTCCAGCGAGACACGGATACGCAGTgatgagagagagcagaaaggtgGCGCTACACACACATCATCCAAACACAGTCGCCACTCTGGTCCACATGAAAGTAAGCGAGAAAAGAAAGGAGTCAGTGATG ggaGGCCTCGGGAAAGAAAGGACAAGCCAGAGCCCGCacaggatgatgaggatgaaccTTTTGAGGCTCCCACTATGTCTTTTGAATCTTTTCTCACATATGACGAACCTTCCCCtagtaagaagaagaagaaaccgTCTCGGCAACCTCCGCCTGTTATTCCTGCCCCTTTAGTGTCCAAGTCCAGCAGATCCAATGGAACTCGCAGCAAACGGCCTGAGCCAGTTGTTCCGTCagtgtccacacacacagtgccagaGAAACGCAGAAAG GTAGTTGATGTAGTGCCCACTCTACCTGATATCCCTTTGCCAGCCATCCAGCCTAACTACAGACCACTACCCTCAATAGACGTTACCCCACTGTCCCCACAGAGACGTAAAG TCCCCATATCTTGTGAGGAAGAAGATGCTGGATTCACAGGACGGCGTTTCAACTCTAAAATGGTGGTATACTCCGGCTCAAAGACTTCATACCTGCCCAAGATGATGACACTCTATGAACAGTGCATTAGAGTGTTGCAGAACAATATTGACT CAATTGATGAAGTTGGAGGTGTGCCTTTTGAGATCTTGGAGCCAGTTTTGGAGAGATGTACGCCAGAACAGCTTTACCGTATTGAGCAGGTTAACCAG TATTTCATGGAAGAATCAGATGAGCTGTGGATGCGGCACTGCCGGCGGGACTTTAAGCGGGAATCTCCTCAGGAGTATGAGTCTTGGAGAGAGTTGTATCTGCGCCTGCATGATGAACGTGAGGAGCGCCTGCGTATGCTCACGCAGAACATCAGCTCTGCTCACGCCAACAAACCTAAAG GTCGACAGGTAAAGATGGCGTTTGTAAATTCGGTTGCTAAGCCTCCTCGTGATGTTAGGAGGCGGCAGGAGAAGTTTGGCACTAAAAGTGGCTCTACCAGTGCCAGTGTTGTTGCTGCAGCTCCAACTCCAGTCAA aATCAGACCATCAATGTCCTACAGCTCCCTCAGTCAGTCAAGTGACGGTGGTCAGTCTTCCTTTAGCAGTCCTCCTGAATCCTCTCGTTCTTCTGCTCCTAGCAGCAGTGCTGGCCATAGTGCCAGAGACAAACCACAAGTTAAAA aAATTGCACCTATGATGGCTAAAACTATCAAAGCATTTAAGAACCGATTCTCTCGACGGtaa
- the eloa gene encoding elongin-A isoform X1: MAEELLEAVEKLQSRLSENQEPRKLLKTLKRLGELPMTVDILVETGVGKTVNSLRKHNIAGEAAKNLVAKWKKLVPQSGDSRPSNPREGRSHSRVDDTRGYRRAREPSPEEPPPVEEQEEEEDDEEEEEEEYQQAYPESPPQHYSPQDSRAQEYESEGYESPVEEPPPSPPRKESKHSKLHREPAREHGSHTSREQERRKQSAQTSSSSSETRIRSDEREQKGGATHTSSKHSRHSGPHESKREKKGVSDGRPRERKDKPEPAQDDEDEPFEAPTMSFESFLTYDEPSPSKKKKKPSRQPPPVIPAPLVSKSSRSNGTRSKRPEPVVPSVSTHTVPEKRRKVVDVVPTLPDIPLPAIQPNYRPLPSIDVTPLSPQRRKVPISCEEEDAGFTGRRFNSKMVVYSGSKTSYLPKMMTLYEQCIRVLQNNIDSIDEVGGVPFEILEPVLERCTPEQLYRIEQVNQYFMEESDELWMRHCRRDFKRESPQEYESWRELYLRLHDEREERLRMLTQNISSAHANKPKGRQVKMAFVNSVAKPPRDVRRRQEKFGTKSGSTSASVVAAAPTPVKIRPSMSYSSLSQSSDGGQSSFSSPPESSRSSAPSSSAGHSARDKPQVKKIAPMMAKTIKAFKNRFSRR, encoded by the exons ATGGCGGAGGAGCTGCTGGAGGCTGTGGAGAAGTTGCAGTCAAGGCTCTCAGAGAACCAGGAGCCTCGTAAG CTTCTGAAGACGCTCAAGAGGTTGGGGGAGCTGCCCATGACCGTGGACATACTTGTG GAAACGGGTGTTGGGAAGACTGTAAATTCTCTGCGCAAACACAACATTGCAGGGGAGGCAGCAAAGAACCTTGTGGCCAAGTGGAAGAAGCTGGTTCCTCAGTCTGGAGATAG CAGACCCAGTAACCCAAGAGAGGGTCGCTCCCACTCGCGGGTGGATGACACCAGAGGCTACAGACGCGCTAGGGAACCTTCACCAGAGGAGCCACCACCTGTAGAGGaacaggaggaagaggaggacgatgaagaagaagaagaagaagaatatcaGCAAGCCTACCCTGAATCCCCCCCACAGCACTACAGCCCCCAGGACAGCAGGGCACAGGAATACGAGTCAGAAGGGTATGAGAGCCCAGTAGAAGAACCACCGCCTAGTCCTCCCAGAAAAGAAAGCAAACACAGTAAGCTGCATAGAGAACCAGCGAGAGAACACGGCTCTCACACCTCCAGAGAACAGGAGAGACGCAAGCAGTCTGCTCAGACTTCAAGCAGTTCCAGCGAGACACGGATACGCAGTgatgagagagagcagaaaggtgGCGCTACACACACATCATCCAAACACAGTCGCCACTCTGGTCCACATGAAAGTAAGCGAGAAAAGAAAGGAGTCAGTGATG ggaGGCCTCGGGAAAGAAAGGACAAGCCAGAGCCCGCacaggatgatgaggatgaaccTTTTGAGGCTCCCACTATGTCTTTTGAATCTTTTCTCACATATGACGAACCTTCCCCtagtaagaagaagaagaaaccgTCTCGGCAACCTCCGCCTGTTATTCCTGCCCCTTTAGTGTCCAAGTCCAGCAGATCCAATGGAACTCGCAGCAAACGGCCTGAGCCAGTTGTTCCGTCagtgtccacacacacagtgccagaGAAACGCAGAAAG GTAGTTGATGTAGTGCCCACTCTACCTGATATCCCTTTGCCAGCCATCCAGCCTAACTACAGACCACTACCCTCAATAGACGTTACCCCACTGTCCCCACAGAGACGTAAAG TCCCCATATCTTGTGAGGAAGAAGATGCTGGATTCACAGGACGGCGTTTCAACTCTAAAATGGTGGTATACTCCGGCTCAAAGACTTCATACCTGCCCAAGATGATGACACTCTATGAACAGTGCATTAGAGTGTTGCAGAACAATATTGACT CAATTGATGAAGTTGGAGGTGTGCCTTTTGAGATCTTGGAGCCAGTTTTGGAGAGATGTACGCCAGAACAGCTTTACCGTATTGAGCAGGTTAACCAG TATTTCATGGAAGAATCAGATGAGCTGTGGATGCGGCACTGCCGGCGGGACTTTAAGCGGGAATCTCCTCAGGAGTATGAGTCTTGGAGAGAGTTGTATCTGCGCCTGCATGATGAACGTGAGGAGCGCCTGCGTATGCTCACGCAGAACATCAGCTCTGCTCACGCCAACAAACCTAAAG GTCGACAGGTAAAGATGGCGTTTGTAAATTCGGTTGCTAAGCCTCCTCGTGATGTTAGGAGGCGGCAGGAGAAGTTTGGCACTAAAAGTGGCTCTACCAGTGCCAGTGTTGTTGCTGCAGCTCCAACTCCAGTCAA aATCAGACCATCAATGTCCTACAGCTCCCTCAGTCAGTCAAGTGACGGTGGTCAGTCTTCCTTTAGCAGTCCTCCTGAATCCTCTCGTTCTTCTGCTCCTAGCAGCAGTGCTGGCCATAGTGCCAGAGACAAACCACAAGTTAAAA aAATTGCACCTATGATGGCTAAAACTATCAAAGCATTTAAGAACCGATTCTCTCGACGGtaa